A segment of the Polyangiaceae bacterium genome:
CTCGCACGACTCGAAAGGTCGCACCCACCGCCGCGGGGCGCGGCTACTACGACCGCGTGAGGGGTGCGCTAAGGACCCTTAGCGAGGCGAGAACCGAGCTGAGCAGTGGCGTCGGTGAGGTCGCCGGCAGTGTCAGAGTCGCCGCGCCTGCCGCGTTCGGTCGCCAGTTCGTACTGCCGGTCCTGGTGGATCTGATGGGCAAGCACGCAGGCTTGCAGGTTCAGCTACTACTCAGTGACTCCAGCGTGGATCTGATCGGAGAGGCCATTGATATTGCCGTACGGATAGCGACGGTCGCGCCCCAGAGCTTCAGGCAGCGTCGAATTGGCAACGCTCGCCAAGTCGTGGTCGCCTCCAGCGAGTACCTGCGGTCCTCTGCGGCGGGTCTGCGTCCGGAGCATGCGGGGGAGCATTGCTGGGTCTTGGCGCACACGACCCTCGCCGCAATCGAGCAGCTTCGGGGCACGCCGGACTTCGCTGCGATTCCAACCATTCGCCC
Coding sequences within it:
- a CDS encoding LysR family transcriptional regulator, with protein sequence MNELAALRLFCRVVERGSFSAVGRELGLSQPSVSRRIADLEAHLGVQLLTRTTRKVAPTAAGRGYYDRVRGALRTLSEARTELSSGVGEVAGSVRVAAPAAFGRQFVLPVLVDLMGKHAGLQVQLLLSDSSVDLIGEAIDIAVRIATVAPQSFRQRRIGNARQVVVASSEYLRSSAAGLRPEHAGEHCWVLAHTTLAAIEQLRGTPDFAAIPTIRPRFLCDDIEAVSSAVRAHIGVSVLPLWMVSDDLRNGTLIQLMPELPLPAAPVVALYAPTPVVPSRIRTVLDGLALQVAADPATC